Proteins co-encoded in one Polyangiaceae bacterium genomic window:
- a CDS encoding radical SAM protein, protein MPLYRGFRAWGVPLLPPLAMSFVVTDRCNSRCRTCHIGTRYLEDPHVADGELSLAEYRTLSSSLPRLQWVTFSGGEPFMRQDFVDIASAVIAAARPAVVNIPTNATFPARAREGVRALLDACEETRFVVNLSCDGVGAVHDAVRGFGGNFAALLQLHRDLVEMASPRLVVGVNSVISRFNVEHCDELFDFVFDVLRPDSYVVELAQRRAEYHNLGDELSGDRPALEAALRQFISRSARLRRRGVPRIVSAFRREYYQRALRSLHQPVTHACYAGFATCTVMPKGEVWSNSQRAESMGNLRDAGMSFERLWRGHKAQQVRSEVRRDACTCELSNSAYLNALLTPGTLARVFLGYARA, encoded by the coding sequence TTGCCGTTGTACCGCGGCTTTCGAGCCTGGGGCGTTCCGCTGCTGCCGCCCCTGGCCATGAGTTTCGTGGTCACGGATCGCTGCAACTCTCGCTGTCGCACCTGCCACATCGGCACTCGCTACTTGGAAGATCCGCACGTCGCCGACGGGGAGCTGAGCCTTGCCGAGTACCGCACGCTTTCCTCGAGCCTGCCTCGCTTGCAGTGGGTGACTTTCAGCGGCGGTGAGCCGTTCATGCGCCAGGACTTCGTCGACATTGCCAGTGCGGTGATCGCTGCGGCACGACCGGCCGTGGTCAACATCCCCACCAACGCTACCTTCCCTGCGCGCGCCCGCGAAGGTGTGCGTGCCCTGCTCGACGCCTGCGAGGAGACGCGCTTCGTCGTGAACTTGTCCTGCGATGGCGTGGGTGCCGTTCACGATGCCGTGCGTGGCTTCGGGGGCAATTTCGCGGCGCTGCTGCAGCTGCATCGAGATCTGGTGGAGATGGCGTCGCCGCGCTTGGTGGTGGGGGTCAACAGCGTGATTTCTCGCTTCAACGTCGAGCACTGCGACGAGTTGTTCGACTTCGTGTTCGACGTGCTGCGACCGGACTCCTACGTCGTGGAGCTCGCCCAGCGGCGCGCGGAGTACCACAACTTGGGGGACGAGCTGTCCGGCGACCGTCCTGCGCTCGAAGCGGCGTTGCGGCAGTTCATCAGCCGCAGCGCGCGCCTTCGCCGCCGGGGCGTTCCGCGAATCGTCAGTGCATTCCGGCGGGAGTACTACCAGCGCGCGCTGCGCTCTTTGCACCAGCCCGTGACCCACGCCTGCTATGCTGGGTTCGCGACCTGCACCGTGATGCCCAAGGGCGAGGTGTGGTCGAACTCGCAGCGTGCCGAGAGCATGGGTAACTTGCGCGACGCCGGCATGTCTTTCGAGCGCCTCTGGCGCGGGCATAAGGCGCAGCAAGTCCGCAGCGAAGTTCGTCGCGACGCCTGTACGTGTGAATTATCGAACAGCGCTTACCTGAACGCGCTGCTCACGCCGGGCACCCTCGCTCGCGTTTTTCTGGGCTACGCGCGGGCGTGA
- a CDS encoding glycosyltransferase family 2 protein — protein sequence MTHMRLKASVLIVEYSTRQYLVECLASLEKSDYPRDAFEVIVVDNASSTPVDPLIDSFPRVRFVKSKRNLGFAGGNTMALRRARASNILLLNPDAVAAPDWVREMVVSLEDEGVGIVGAKIFHPRTRVLQHAGGYLFGNARSEHRGRGQDDRGQFDDPVDVQYVCGAAIGTRKDVIARVGFLSSAYYPAYYEETEFCVRARKAGYRVLYNPRAVVEHHESVASGGAATRKYLERYHASRMRFVYRNYTWKELALRFAPSEAAFLLSRDRAERRVCARAYLSALVDHRDGGPGEPRPDDVEFDTGVR from the coding sequence ATGACCCACATGCGGCTGAAGGCGTCGGTCCTCATCGTCGAGTATTCGACCCGCCAGTATCTGGTGGAGTGTTTGGCATCCCTCGAGAAGTCCGACTATCCACGTGACGCCTTCGAGGTGATCGTGGTGGACAACGCCTCCTCCACGCCCGTGGATCCGCTGATAGATTCGTTTCCACGCGTTCGTTTCGTGAAGTCCAAACGCAACTTGGGCTTTGCCGGAGGCAACACCATGGCGCTGCGCCGCGCGCGTGCCAGCAACATCTTGCTGCTCAATCCCGACGCGGTGGCGGCCCCCGATTGGGTGAGAGAAATGGTGGTCAGTCTCGAGGACGAAGGCGTGGGGATCGTGGGCGCGAAGATCTTCCATCCCAGGACCAGGGTGCTGCAACACGCCGGGGGATACCTGTTCGGAAACGCGCGCAGCGAACACCGGGGCCGAGGTCAGGACGATCGCGGCCAGTTCGACGACCCGGTCGACGTCCAGTACGTGTGTGGCGCAGCCATTGGTACGCGCAAGGACGTCATCGCGCGAGTGGGCTTCCTTTCGTCGGCGTACTACCCCGCATACTACGAGGAAACCGAGTTTTGTGTGCGCGCGCGCAAGGCCGGCTATCGTGTGCTCTACAATCCCAGAGCCGTCGTGGAGCACCACGAATCCGTTGCCAGCGGCGGCGCCGCTACCCGAAAGTACCTGGAGCGCTATCACGCCAGTCGCATGCGTTTCGTGTACCGCAACTACACTTGGAAAGAACTCGCCTTGCGCTTTGCGCCTTCCGAAGCCGCATTCCTTCTTTCTCGCGACCGAGCCGAGCGACGAGTCTGTGCGCGCGCCTACTTGTCCGCCTTGGTCGACCACCGTGACGGTGGCCCCGGCGAACCGAGGCCCGACGACGTCGAGTTCGACACGGGGGTGCGCTGA
- a CDS encoding NAD-dependent epimerase/dehydratase family protein: protein MSRLFVTGGAGFVGRALLRAAQARGDSVRALWHRTPIRMSGVELVRGSLLEPEGFTASLRGVDVVLHCAALLDPIDSAAAAEAVNLHGSVALATAAARAGVGAFVFMSSSATIGDAGSGLIDEDAACHPVTLYGHSKRQAELALMRLPLGSMRLLLLRPPTVYGPEERRNFLALTRAVAGRRVFIPGRGDNRMSFCHVDNLAHAGLTLADHPSATGIVHVADAESVTFRQVVNTLGDALGQRGFVPRLPMPLARAIAIATETAWRRRKGAPPFSRQRLRTISADFALDTTRARSLGVRPRFCFDVGVRETVDAYRRAGVL from the coding sequence ATGAGCCGCTTGTTCGTGACCGGCGGCGCTGGCTTCGTGGGGCGCGCGTTGCTGCGTGCGGCCCAGGCACGGGGCGATTCGGTACGCGCGCTGTGGCATCGCACGCCGATCCGCATGTCGGGGGTCGAGCTGGTGCGCGGCAGCTTGCTCGAGCCCGAGGGCTTTACGGCTAGCTTGCGAGGCGTGGACGTGGTGTTGCACTGCGCGGCTCTGCTCGACCCGATTGACAGCGCTGCGGCGGCGGAAGCCGTCAACCTGCACGGCAGCGTGGCGCTCGCTACGGCCGCGGCGCGGGCCGGGGTGGGTGCGTTCGTGTTCATGAGCAGCAGCGCAACGATCGGAGATGCCGGGAGTGGCCTGATCGACGAGGACGCCGCGTGTCACCCGGTGACCCTCTATGGTCACAGCAAGCGTCAAGCCGAGCTTGCCCTGATGCGCTTGCCGCTCGGCAGCATGCGCTTGCTGTTGCTGCGGCCGCCCACGGTCTACGGGCCGGAAGAGCGACGCAACTTCCTGGCGTTGACCCGAGCGGTAGCAGGGCGTCGGGTCTTCATTCCGGGCCGTGGCGACAATCGCATGAGCTTCTGCCATGTCGACAATCTCGCGCACGCTGGCTTGACGCTCGCTGACCACCCTAGTGCGACTGGCATCGTGCATGTTGCCGACGCCGAGTCAGTTACTTTTCGCCAGGTCGTGAACACGCTGGGGGATGCGCTGGGACAACGCGGCTTCGTTCCTCGATTGCCGATGCCCTTGGCACGGGCGATCGCGATTGCGACGGAGACGGCATGGCGAAGGAGAAAGGGGGCGCCACCCTTCTCGCGCCAGCGCTTGCGCACGATCTCCGCCGACTTTGCCCTCGACACCACGCGGGCGCGGAGCTTGGGGGTTCGACCCCGCTTCTGCTTCGACGTCGGTGTGCGCGAGACCGTGGATGCGTATCGGCGCGCAGGGGTGCTTTGA
- a CDS encoding glycosyltransferase family 2 protein produces the protein MSRRLRARALWTLQDGLLRGGKLAARARRVIPDAWLAPLRRRMAPLRVAPLEFESDVPLEASFPLRVAASTQNMPERLSILVPVYGNARLCLRCLRSVQAYSPPNVELVIVDDASPDDSRVVLEAWCRQHATPLHVNAQNLGFPATVNRAAKLAQGELLVILNSDVVVTPGWLEGLCQALRDHPRAGLIGPRGSDTGDVATLSGQYRTVPELEAFAASLAGRRARRVDKLSLFCALVPRRHFEATGGLDEGYDRGMFDDDDLCRALAARGLEVLLCESVFVHHSAGASFRRLSPREYMARFEVNRARFEHKWATHWRAYVPK, from the coding sequence TTGAGCCGGCGCCTGCGCGCGCGCGCCCTGTGGACGCTGCAGGACGGACTGTTGCGCGGCGGCAAGCTGGCGGCCCGAGCGCGAAGGGTGATCCCGGACGCATGGCTCGCCCCGCTGCGCCGCCGCATGGCACCACTGCGCGTCGCGCCGTTGGAATTCGAAAGCGACGTCCCCTTGGAAGCGAGCTTTCCGCTGCGAGTCGCCGCCAGCACGCAAAACATGCCAGAGCGCCTGAGCATTCTCGTTCCCGTCTACGGCAACGCACGCTTGTGTCTGCGCTGTCTTCGGTCCGTCCAAGCGTACTCGCCTCCAAACGTGGAGCTGGTGATCGTCGACGACGCCTCTCCCGACGACAGCCGTGTCGTGCTCGAGGCTTGGTGTCGACAGCACGCGACGCCGCTCCATGTGAACGCGCAGAACCTGGGCTTTCCAGCGACTGTCAATCGCGCGGCGAAGCTGGCCCAGGGCGAACTCCTCGTCATCCTGAACAGCGATGTGGTCGTCACGCCAGGCTGGCTCGAGGGCCTGTGCCAAGCGCTGCGCGACCATCCGCGAGCTGGCCTGATCGGGCCGCGCGGTAGCGACACGGGGGACGTGGCCACCTTGTCGGGGCAGTACCGCACCGTCCCTGAGCTGGAAGCGTTTGCGGCGTCCCTAGCGGGGCGACGTGCGCGACGCGTCGACAAGCTGTCGCTGTTCTGCGCGCTGGTCCCCCGCCGGCACTTCGAGGCCACGGGAGGATTGGACGAGGGCTACGATCGCGGCATGTTCGATGACGACGATCTGTGCCGCGCCCTCGCGGCCCGGGGGCTCGAGGTACTGTTGTGCGAGTCCGTCTTCGTCCATCACAGCGCTGGTGCATCCTTTCGCCGCCTTTCACCGCGGGAGTACATGGCGCGTTTCGAGGTCAATCGCGCACGCTTCGAGCACAAGTGGGCGACGCACTGGCGAGCGTACGTCCCCAAATGA
- a CDS encoding sugar phosphate nucleotidyltransferase, with product MKGVVLAGGLGTRLAPLTNGVNKHLLPVGDRPMIHYPLLSLRDAGVSDALLVSSATGVAALAASLGSGGQLGVGLHYCVQDRPAGIADALHCALRLLGPEPVCVILGDNVFDAPLTGALTQHRAQGGALVMLRRVPDPERYGVALVEGDRVVQIVEKPQGPSGDLAVTGIYLYDGSALDKLQTLRPSARGELEITDLNNAYVREGSLRHAMLGGRWVDAGTLESYHEANALFRP from the coding sequence ATGAAGGGCGTCGTGCTGGCGGGCGGGCTGGGAACTCGGCTCGCTCCTCTGACCAACGGGGTGAACAAGCACCTCCTACCCGTGGGCGATCGACCCATGATTCACTATCCCCTGCTGAGCCTGAGGGATGCGGGAGTCAGTGACGCCTTGCTGGTATCCAGCGCGACGGGGGTCGCGGCTTTGGCTGCGTCCCTTGGTAGCGGCGGACAACTCGGTGTGGGTCTCCACTATTGCGTCCAAGATCGCCCAGCGGGTATCGCCGATGCGCTGCACTGCGCCCTGCGTCTGTTGGGTCCCGAGCCCGTGTGCGTGATCCTAGGGGACAACGTGTTCGACGCGCCGCTGACCGGCGCCCTCACGCAGCATCGAGCGCAGGGGGGGGCTCTGGTGATGTTGCGACGAGTGCCGGACCCCGAGCGCTATGGCGTTGCCCTCGTCGAAGGCGATCGCGTCGTGCAAATCGTCGAAAAGCCCCAGGGCCCCAGCGGGGATCTGGCCGTGACTGGGATCTACCTCTACGACGGATCGGCGCTGGACAAGCTCCAGACGCTGCGGCCCTCGGCCCGCGGGGAGCTGGAGATCACGGATCTGAACAACGCCTACGTTCGTGAAGGCTCCCTGCGGCATGCCATGCTCGGCGGGCGCTGGGTCGACGCCGGAACCCTCGAGTCCTACCACGAGGCAAACGCCTTGTTCAGGCCATGA
- a CDS encoding glycosyltransferase: MARIAVFGLGPMRWEQSTRLFALALRSWHFARTLARAGHEVLLFSIRGHAYEGWPSDKRSQVVRDGVSVWSISEHLCHERPEWIRRELARFRPDCVVGVNRDPAAVAVNFAGALPFWADINGDPMAEAQAKARTLGHDDDISEWHRKFLPVLRRADHFSTCSRAQRLALIGQLGMAGRLTAGNDGVELITAIPNSVDDEELELLGGIERPPRSAKDRFVVLSSGGFNTWIDPVVMFQAVDRAMAEHPAIHFVSTGGGIPGHHLDSYARFEELVAHSRFRERYELAGWVQTSELYGFYKEANVALLVDRFTYEGVLGARTRMLDWLAAELPIVCTRLSEISQELEACGAALASSPGSPQPLTNALLTLAASPRECLERGRAGRRYAETQLTAQVQLEPLLHWARNPARAPDGERRARLQDVPAPVHEVRKHVSLFREEARHHGLGGALKKTGEFAARKVRHGVQRAFDGIGANDGSLPGEAIETPRAEPVALPKRSLFDWRRQVAAMKAPPSVAVVLCVRGDEEADYVDWSLEQLLRQYYPHWRAVVVAPSTRSPALSARLGEIAERYRAHGRELLLLEGAADPLAHPVLARCSYVSLLAPGDLLRVDALAELVVAAEQGRADLVYGDEQEVDESNSPRPVQTKGDYSQATLLHGNFLGRGVLYRRAVLSLDETRLTTFPFQALSYDVALRAMPKVERALRVPVVLTTIHVPSLRPEAQRVLAEQECARLEEQVLTEAVWRGGWNAQVTRGPRPRTFNVRPRLDEATRVAVIVPDVSTDEALERCLRAAGASSPLRPEVVVTAARQANGSSIGRARWVVADGDAYGSLVQAALRTCTADYVVLVHPEIELPPLDWLTPLVEHAAMPAVGAVSPRVLAADGSVIWPGAEVLQPAAGHGPRPMAQPAPLAALFPRSLLEGRRLRRAETPDAFSRMVGRRAAKRGLTHLYLPSVTLYWQPQVGSGPQRDAGH, translated from the coding sequence ATGGCGCGCATAGCGGTGTTTGGCCTCGGTCCCATGCGTTGGGAGCAGAGCACGCGGCTGTTCGCTCTTGCGCTTCGTAGCTGGCACTTCGCGCGCACCCTGGCGCGCGCGGGCCACGAGGTGCTGCTCTTCTCCATCCGCGGACACGCCTACGAGGGCTGGCCGTCGGACAAGCGGTCTCAGGTCGTGCGCGACGGCGTCTCGGTCTGGAGCATTTCCGAACACTTGTGCCACGAGCGCCCGGAGTGGATTCGCCGTGAGCTCGCTCGCTTTCGGCCGGACTGCGTGGTGGGCGTCAACCGCGACCCCGCCGCCGTGGCGGTCAACTTCGCGGGTGCGTTGCCTTTCTGGGCTGACATCAACGGGGACCCCATGGCCGAGGCTCAGGCCAAAGCACGCACTTTGGGGCATGACGACGACATCAGTGAATGGCACCGCAAGTTCCTTCCTGTGCTGCGGCGTGCGGATCACTTCTCGACCTGTTCTCGAGCTCAACGTCTGGCGTTGATTGGACAGCTGGGCATGGCAGGTCGCTTGACCGCTGGCAACGACGGTGTGGAGCTGATCACCGCCATCCCCAACAGTGTGGACGATGAGGAGCTGGAACTCTTGGGTGGAATCGAGCGTCCACCGCGCTCCGCGAAGGACCGCTTCGTGGTGCTTTCCAGCGGCGGCTTCAATACTTGGATCGACCCCGTCGTGATGTTTCAGGCCGTGGATCGTGCAATGGCCGAGCACCCCGCCATTCACTTCGTGTCCACCGGCGGCGGGATTCCGGGGCACCACCTGGATTCCTACGCCCGCTTCGAGGAACTAGTGGCCCACTCCCGCTTCCGGGAGCGCTACGAGCTGGCAGGGTGGGTGCAGACGAGCGAGCTGTATGGATTCTACAAAGAGGCCAACGTGGCTCTCTTGGTCGATCGCTTCACCTATGAAGGAGTGCTGGGCGCGCGCACCCGCATGCTGGACTGGCTGGCCGCGGAGCTACCCATCGTTTGCACGCGGCTGAGCGAGATCAGCCAAGAGTTGGAGGCTTGCGGTGCTGCCCTCGCTTCTTCGCCGGGCTCGCCGCAGCCGCTGACGAACGCGCTTCTCACCCTGGCAGCCTCGCCCCGAGAGTGCCTCGAGCGTGGGCGCGCGGGCCGGCGCTACGCCGAAACGCAGCTCACCGCTCAGGTTCAGCTCGAGCCCCTCCTGCACTGGGCCCGCAATCCGGCGCGCGCTCCCGATGGCGAGCGTCGCGCACGGCTGCAGGACGTGCCTGCTCCCGTGCACGAGGTTCGCAAGCACGTGTCGCTGTTTCGCGAAGAAGCACGCCATCATGGTCTCGGTGGCGCCCTGAAGAAGACCGGCGAGTTTGCCGCGCGCAAAGTGAGGCACGGCGTGCAGCGGGCCTTCGACGGCATTGGTGCAAACGATGGCAGCCTGCCAGGCGAAGCCATCGAGACACCTCGCGCTGAGCCGGTGGCTCTACCCAAGCGGTCCTTGTTCGACTGGCGCCGTCAAGTCGCCGCGATGAAGGCCCCCCCCAGTGTCGCGGTGGTGCTCTGTGTTCGTGGCGACGAGGAAGCTGACTACGTCGACTGGAGCCTCGAGCAACTATTGCGACAGTACTATCCCCACTGGCGGGCGGTGGTCGTCGCACCCTCGACTCGAAGCCCTGCGCTGTCTGCCCGCCTCGGCGAGATTGCAGAGCGCTATCGCGCGCACGGTCGCGAACTTTTGTTGCTCGAAGGTGCGGCGGATCCGTTGGCACATCCGGTCTTGGCTCGCTGCAGCTACGTCAGCTTGCTCGCGCCGGGTGACCTGTTGCGAGTCGATGCCCTGGCTGAGCTGGTAGTCGCGGCGGAGCAAGGGCGCGCGGATCTGGTGTACGGTGATGAGCAGGAAGTCGACGAGAGCAATTCCCCCCGTCCCGTGCAGACCAAGGGCGACTACTCCCAAGCGACGCTCTTGCACGGGAATTTCTTGGGGCGCGGTGTACTGTATCGCAGAGCGGTGCTGAGCCTCGATGAGACGCGACTGACGACGTTCCCCTTCCAGGCCTTGAGCTACGACGTGGCGTTGCGTGCCATGCCCAAGGTCGAGCGCGCTCTCCGCGTGCCCGTCGTGCTGACGACGATTCACGTGCCGAGCTTGCGCCCGGAGGCGCAGCGCGTCCTCGCGGAGCAGGAGTGCGCACGTCTGGAGGAGCAGGTGTTGACCGAGGCCGTCTGGCGTGGCGGTTGGAACGCCCAAGTGACGCGGGGACCGCGACCAAGGACGTTCAACGTGCGACCTCGCCTCGACGAAGCGACTCGGGTTGCCGTGATTGTTCCGGACGTCAGCACCGACGAAGCGCTGGAACGCTGTCTTCGGGCCGCGGGAGCCAGTTCACCCCTTCGTCCCGAGGTGGTCGTGACGGCTGCACGCCAAGCCAACGGCTCCTCCATCGGCCGCGCTCGCTGGGTCGTGGCAGACGGCGATGCCTATGGCAGCCTGGTGCAAGCGGCACTTCGTACGTGCACCGCGGACTACGTGGTCCTCGTGCATCCGGAGATCGAGCTTCCGCCCCTGGACTGGCTCACGCCCCTGGTCGAGCACGCTGCGATGCCCGCTGTGGGGGCTGTCTCTCCGCGCGTACTCGCTGCGGATGGTAGTGTGATCTGGCCTGGCGCGGAGGTCTTGCAGCCCGCGGCCGGGCACGGCCCTCGGCCGATGGCGCAGCCCGCGCCCCTCGCCGCGCTCTTTCCGCGCTCGCTGTTGGAGGGTCGCCGCTTGCGGCGTGCCGAGACCCCTGACGCCTTCAGCCGAATGGTTGGCAGGCGCGCTGCCAAGCGAGGGTTGACTCATCTGTACTTGCCTTCGGTGACGCTGTATTGGCAGCCGCAGGTGGGCAGCGGTCCGCAGCGGGACGCGGGGCACTAG
- a CDS encoding glycosyltransferase, giving the protein MSPLVLFALTIFEALRLALRAMLLVLSSHFFRAAWTSSRAPDPQAPADPAEWPHVTVQIPVRNEYYVVERVVRAVAGLDYPRGKLQIQVLDDSTDATRERAAEICASLAAEGLDISHVFREAPTGFKAGALNAALPDAKGEFVAMFDSDCVPGPDFLRRTLPWFSDPSVACVQVRWAFLNRDRSLLTRVQALVLDGLFAVDQFSRAAQRLPLQFNGTNGVWRRVALQEVGQWSPAILAEDADLSFRAYLAGYRVAHLRDYTVPTELPTEMAAFRAQQRRWALGSAQMLRTLTLPILRSRLSWRAKLMMFMHLGRHSIDPLVLLACVTTPLTTLYGMPFLVDYGVVANIAIVGLVLLSALAFYARALAQVGAKRREVVLVPCIILLAIGLSIVYTTAVFRGLVGSGGEFVRTPKSGDATKRRVGPVYRAPVDIAVLVEVATAAAHGYFTYLALRAAYYPYAAFFATAAVAFGWVGLGSLASRLRRG; this is encoded by the coding sequence GTGTCGCCCCTCGTTCTCTTCGCCCTGACGATCTTCGAAGCGCTGAGGCTGGCGCTCCGCGCCATGTTGCTCGTGCTCAGCTCGCACTTCTTCCGCGCGGCCTGGACCAGCTCGCGGGCGCCCGACCCCCAGGCTCCGGCCGACCCCGCGGAGTGGCCTCACGTCACTGTCCAGATCCCCGTACGCAACGAGTATTACGTCGTGGAGCGCGTGGTTCGCGCAGTCGCCGGGCTCGACTACCCTCGCGGCAAGCTACAGATCCAGGTGCTCGACGACTCCACGGACGCGACGCGAGAACGCGCGGCCGAAATCTGTGCTTCTCTCGCTGCCGAGGGGCTGGATATCAGTCACGTCTTTCGGGAGGCACCCACTGGCTTCAAGGCCGGCGCGCTGAACGCGGCGCTGCCGGATGCGAAGGGCGAGTTCGTCGCCATGTTCGATTCGGACTGCGTGCCCGGCCCGGACTTCCTGCGCAGAACCCTGCCGTGGTTCTCGGACCCGAGCGTTGCCTGCGTGCAAGTGCGGTGGGCTTTCCTCAATCGTGACCGCTCACTGCTGACGCGAGTTCAAGCCCTGGTACTCGACGGCTTGTTCGCCGTGGACCAGTTCAGTCGCGCAGCCCAGCGCCTTCCGCTGCAGTTCAACGGCACGAACGGCGTCTGGCGCCGGGTCGCGTTGCAAGAGGTCGGGCAGTGGAGCCCCGCGATTCTGGCTGAAGACGCCGATCTGTCGTTCCGCGCCTACTTGGCCGGCTACCGCGTGGCGCACTTGCGGGACTACACGGTCCCCACGGAACTGCCCACGGAGATGGCCGCGTTTCGTGCGCAGCAGCGCCGCTGGGCTCTCGGCAGCGCACAGATGCTGCGCACCCTGACCCTGCCAATCCTGCGTTCTCGGTTGTCCTGGCGCGCCAAGCTGATGATGTTCATGCACCTGGGGCGCCACTCCATCGATCCCCTGGTGCTGTTGGCTTGCGTCACCACGCCATTGACCACGTTGTACGGGATGCCGTTCTTGGTCGACTACGGCGTGGTCGCAAACATCGCCATCGTCGGTTTGGTGTTGCTGTCTGCGCTCGCCTTCTACGCGCGCGCTCTGGCGCAAGTGGGAGCGAAGCGCCGTGAGGTGGTGCTGGTGCCGTGCATCATCTTGCTGGCGATTGGGCTCAGCATCGTCTACACCACAGCAGTCTTTCGAGGTTTGGTGGGGAGCGGCGGCGAGTTCGTGCGTACGCCGAAGTCCGGGGACGCGACGAAGAGGCGCGTGGGACCGGTGTATCGCGCTCCGGTGGACATTGCTGTGCTCGTGGAGGTCGCCACGGCCGCCGCCCACGGCTACTTCACCTATCTAGCGCTGCGCGCGGCTTACTACCCCTACGCAGCGTTCTTCGCGACCGCAGCAGTCGCGTTTGGCTGGGTCGGATTGGGGTCGTTGGCTTCGCGGCTCCGCCGCGGGTGA